The Verrucomicrobiota bacterium genomic sequence GAACATAGCCGAGGGTAAAGCCCTGAGCTTTACCCACATTGTTTGAGGGCAGCGCGGGGACAGCCGTGACCGTCTTACGGCCCGAAGGGCCAAGAGAACTTAGCCCAGGGTTTCACCCTGGGAAGGCGTTTTCCCTCCGACCCCGCCCTGAAGGGGCGGTAGAAAGCGTTGCCGACGGGTTCTGGCGCCCCTTCAGGGCTCGATCGTGATTTTACGGTTACCCAGGGTAAACCCTGGGCTATATTCCGGCGCTCCTTCAGGGCTGAAACCCGGTCGAAATTCCACCAGGATAATTATCCGAATGGTATAATGCGGCGGAGTTTTGCGGCGTAGCCGGAGAATCCCGCTGCTACAGCCGGCATCGCCCACCCATCTCTCAGAAGCGGTGGGCGAAGGAGACTAAATAATCAACATTGCATCTCCATAGGAAAAGAACCGGTAACGCGCGCGCACCGCTTCGCGATAGGCCTCCAGGATGAAGTCGCGCCCCGCGAATGCGGCCACCAGCATCAGCAACGTCGATTTCGGCAGGTGAAAATTGGTCAGCAGCTTGTCGACGCGGCGGAACCGGTAGGGCGGATGAATAAACAGGTCGGTCCCGCCGGGTCCGGCGCGGACCTCACCGTAGCGCGCCATCACGGTTTCCAAGACGCGGACGCTGGTAGTGCCGACCGCGAGCACCGTACGCGCCCGGTTGATCGTTGCAGCCGCCTCTGCACCCACATGAAAGGGTTCGAGGTGCATTTTGTGTTCCGTGACGGTTTCAACCTTTACCGGCCGGAACGTGCCCGGTCCGACGTGCAGGGTGACGAACGCGTGCGGCAAGCCGGCCAGCATTTCCCGGGTGAAATGCAATCCGGCTGTGGGAGCCGCTACCGCCCCGGGCTCCGCCGCGTACACCGTCTGATACCGCTCGTAGTCCGCCGCAGTGGGCGGCCGTTGCACGTAG encodes the following:
- the queA gene encoding tRNA preQ1(34) S-adenosylmethionine ribosyltransferase-isomerase QueA is translated as MSLRLSDYDYELPEELIAQYPAARRDASRLLVVDRRTRSFGHHSFADLSRLIDPEDLLVLNNTAVIPARLRFPDRNAELLLLEQQGPTRWRCWARPGRWFSAGREFRLPGVAGRVLAVEENGDRIVEFERPPDLAVVGEMPLPPYVQRPPTAADYERYQTVYAAEPGAVAAPTAGLHFTREMLAGLPHAFVTLHVGPGTFRPVKVETVTEHKMHLEPFHVGAEAAATINRARTVLAVGTTSVRVLETVMARYGEVRAGPGGTDLFIHPPYRFRRVDKLLTNFHLPKSTLLMLVAAFAGRDFILEAYREAVRARYRFFSYGDAMLII